The proteins below come from a single Spirochaetota bacterium genomic window:
- a CDS encoding M14 family zinc carboxypeptidase, whose protein sequence is MLPYIMTAFENASPLEWDSDETSVTLKPLYDHERGTGNRQLTHWHVKLCAKTGTVLTLFIPPAENIYGGKRVNAFVPRIASVYSADGKTWTPFIFERDTDGSLAARITMPADEVFIARAVPYTTAHLSSLVSRIQSDKRVSIQSIGQSVEGRDIPMITLRGGTKSILVRGRAHPWESGGSHFIDGIIEEALRSPDVLASATVHILPMAGIDGVVRGTTRFNGNGLDLNRGFGKEHRFADGAPENLALMRWIEERARANELPVFAMDLHDDDYGNIHVGETGKDAAFDARMKTLDALMRKYTYYTEGLATGISNGTFGAGLKAMFGFDAVIYELNTNWLPAVNAVPLDTTWREFGARFAAMLPELMREAYR, encoded by the coding sequence ATGCTGCCCTATATCATGACCGCTTTCGAGAACGCATCACCCTTGGAATGGGATTCCGATGAGACATCGGTAACGCTCAAACCGCTCTACGATCATGAGCGCGGCACGGGCAACAGACAGCTCACGCATTGGCATGTGAAGCTCTGCGCGAAAACGGGCACCGTGCTCACCCTCTTCATCCCTCCTGCAGAGAACATCTACGGCGGCAAACGCGTGAACGCATTCGTACCGCGCATCGCAAGTGTCTACTCCGCCGACGGAAAGACATGGACACCGTTCATATTCGAACGCGATACGGACGGTTCTCTCGCAGCGCGCATCACCATGCCTGCCGATGAAGTGTTCATCGCACGAGCAGTACCCTATACGACGGCACATCTCTCCTCGCTCGTGAGCCGCATTCAAAGCGACAAACGCGTATCGATACAAAGCATCGGGCAAAGCGTCGAAGGGCGAGATATCCCCATGATCACGCTCAGGGGCGGCACGAAAAGCATACTCGTCCGCGGACGGGCGCATCCGTGGGAAAGCGGCGGCAGCCACTTCATCGACGGTATCATCGAAGAAGCGCTCAGGTCCCCCGACGTGCTCGCTTCCGCGACCGTTCACATACTGCCGATGGCCGGCATCGACGGTGTCGTCCGCGGCACGACGCGCTTCAATGGCAATGGTCTCGATCTCAATCGCGGTTTCGGGAAAGAACACCGTTTCGCGGATGGAGCGCCGGAAAATCTTGCGCTGATGCGCTGGATCGAAGAGCGTGCACGCGCGAACGAACTCCCGGTGTTCGCCATGGATCTCCACGATGATGATTACGGCAACATCCATGTCGGCGAGACCGGAAAGGATGCCGCGTTCGACGCACGCATGAAGACGCTCGATGCGCTCATGCGAAAATACACCTACTATACTGAAGGACTCGCGACCGGTATAAGCAACGGAACGTTCGGCGCGGGACTGAAAGCGATGTTCGGTTTCGATGCGGTCATCTATGAGCTCAACACGAACTGGCTTCCCGCGGTGAACGCAGTACCGCTCGATACCACCTGGCGGGAATTCGGTGCGCGTTTCGCCGCCATGCTCCCCGAGCTTATGAGAGAGGCATATCGATAG
- the rimI gene encoding ribosomal protein S18-alanine N-acetyltransferase, with protein MTAKENSFPFPSFRPIRAEDADAVIEFVGAVPEIHVSRENIVASMNDPDHLLLIATAGAKIVGYLSARFMPPESEIFDIAVRADDRRTGVGKGLIDAFMREAASRGVDAFFLEVADDNTTAREFYGRCGFAEIAKRKDYYGAGKSAVVMKKRV; from the coding sequence ATGACGGCGAAGGAAAACTCCTTCCCATTCCCATCATTCCGACCGATACGCGCCGAAGATGCCGATGCGGTGATCGAGTTCGTCGGTGCTGTTCCCGAGATACATGTTTCGCGCGAGAACATCGTCGCTTCGATGAATGACCCTGATCATCTATTACTCATCGCGACGGCTGGGGCAAAGATCGTCGGCTATCTGAGTGCACGGTTCATGCCGCCGGAATCGGAGATATTCGATATCGCGGTGCGCGCGGATGATCGGCGTACCGGTGTCGGCAAGGGGCTTATCGATGCGTTCATGCGTGAGGCGGCATCGCGCGGAGTGGATGCATTCTTCCTTGAAGTGGCGGACGATAATACGACTGCGCGGGAATTCTACGGGCGATGCGGCTTCGCGGAAATAGCGAAGAGGAAGGATTATTACGGTGCGGGGAAGAGCGCCGTCGTCATGAAGAAACGCGTATAA
- the prfA gene encoding peptide chain release factor 1, whose amino-acid sequence MLEKLAAVERRYNEIIAVLSDAATAEDSRKVQALMKEKSELEDIVIQYRAIKSVDAEIAGAGSVLAGENDAELKNMAEEELIALRSRRTKLFEEVQFLLIPKDKNDGKNIIVEIRGGTGGEESALFAADLFRMYARYAERKGFTVEVIDRNVTEIGGLKEIVFSVTGKDVYKHLKFESGTHRVQRVPKTEAQGRIHTSAATVAVLAEAEETDIVVRTEDLRIDVMRSGGAGGQHVNKTESAVRMTHIPTGIVVLCQDQKSQIKNRARAMAVMRAKLFEKEESERKAKEASDRKSQVGSGDRSEKIRTYNFPQNRVTDHRIDFTAHNLDIMLDGALDDLIDALLADERARLLAEYGTSR is encoded by the coding sequence GTGCTTGAAAAGCTCGCCGCCGTTGAACGGCGCTATAATGAGATAATCGCTGTGCTTTCCGATGCAGCCACCGCCGAGGACTCGCGAAAAGTGCAGGCTTTGATGAAGGAAAAATCCGAGCTTGAGGACATCGTCATACAGTACCGCGCCATAAAAAGCGTGGACGCGGAGATAGCAGGCGCCGGATCCGTGCTTGCCGGAGAAAACGATGCCGAGCTCAAGAACATGGCCGAGGAAGAGCTCATCGCCCTCAGGTCGCGCCGGACAAAACTGTTCGAGGAAGTGCAATTCCTCCTTATCCCGAAGGACAAGAACGACGGGAAGAACATCATCGTTGAGATACGCGGCGGCACCGGCGGCGAGGAATCGGCGCTCTTTGCGGCCGATCTCTTCCGCATGTACGCACGCTACGCCGAACGCAAAGGGTTCACGGTCGAGGTCATCGACCGCAATGTCACCGAGATCGGCGGGCTCAAGGAGATCGTGTTCTCCGTGACCGGCAAGGACGTCTACAAGCATCTCAAATTCGAGAGCGGAACGCATCGCGTACAGCGCGTGCCGAAGACCGAGGCGCAGGGGCGCATACACACGTCTGCCGCCACGGTCGCCGTGCTCGCCGAAGCGGAAGAGACCGATATCGTCGTCCGTACCGAGGACCTTCGCATCGATGTCATGCGTTCGGGCGGCGCCGGCGGCCAGCACGTGAACAAGACGGAGTCCGCGGTGCGCATGACGCATATTCCCACGGGCATCGTCGTGCTCTGTCAGGACCAGAAAAGCCAGATCAAGAACCGCGCACGGGCGATGGCAGTGATGCGGGCGAAACTTTTCGAGAAGGAAGAGAGCGAACGCAAGGCGAAGGAAGCATCGGACCGCAAGTCGCAGGTCGGCAGCGGCGACCGCTCGGAGAAGATCCGCACCTACAATTTCCCGCAGAACCGCGTGACCGATCACCGCATCGATTTTACCGCACATAATCTCGACATAATGCTCGACGGTGCGCTCGACGATCTCATCGATGCGCTCCTTGCCGACGAACGCGCACGCCTCCTCGCCGAATACGGCACGTCGCGTTAG